One Etheostoma spectabile isolate EspeVRDwgs_2016 chromosome 12, UIUC_Espe_1.0, whole genome shotgun sequence genomic window carries:
- the dtna gene encoding dystrobrevin alpha isoform X11, translating into MDLNAELSVARLEVVLSTIFYQLNKRMPTTHQINVDQSISLLLNFLLASYDPEGHGKISVFVVKMALATLCGGKILDKLRYIFSQMSDAAGIMVHSQFDQFLREVLKLPMAVFEGPSFGYTEQAARTCFTQQKKVSLNTFLDTLMSDPPPQCLVWLPLMHRLANVENVFHPVECSYCHTESMMGFRYRCQQCHNYQLCQDCFWRGHASGSHSNQHQMKEYTSWKSPAKKLSHAFSKSLSCASSREPLHPMFPEMPDKPLNLAHIVPPRPVNITNDYSLSHSMPTSGNPYSTKNLLESSNHQEEEHSLIARYAARLAADAAAQQQRIPTDLPYSLDANKQQRQLIAELESKNREILQEIQRLRLQHEEASQPPPDRGQQNPTLLAELRLLRQRKDELEQRMSTLQESRRELMVQLEQLMMLLKTQGPSSPRSSPSHTISRPIPTPIHSESAGTTPTHTPQDSLMGVGGDVQEAFAQGPRRNLRNNLLIAADSITNTMSSLVKELNSEGGSETESTADSDFGRGDLFAATSSDPFFTYKPRSSSAAEEESFENDLEQRLEDELKLEELIKHRQEPDKSCMVTLQQ; encoded by the exons ATGGACCTCAACGCCGAGCTCTCTGTGGCTCGTTTAGAAGTGGTACTGTCCACCATTTTTTACCAGTTAAACAAGCGCATGCCCACCACCCACCAGATCAACGTGGATCAGTCCATCAGCCTGCTGCTCAACTTCCTGCTGGCGTCCTATGACCC GGAGGGCCACGGCAAGATATCTGTATTTGTTGTGAAGATGGCCCTAGCAACTCTCTGTGGAGGGAAAATTCTGGATAAATTAAGAT ATATTTTTTCACAGATGTCAGATGCTGCGGGAATAATGGTGCATTCGCAGTTCGACCAATTTCTTAGGGAGGTTCTCAAATTACCCATGGCGGTTTTTGAGGGACCTTCTTTTGGTTACACTGAACAAGCTGCGAGAACGTGCTTTACACAGCAG AAAAAGGTCTCCCTCAATACATTCCTCGATACATTGATGTCAGACCCACCCCCTCAGTGTCTGGTGTGGTTACCGCTCATGCATCGGCTCGCCAACGTGGAGAACG TCTTTCACCCGGTCGAGTGCTCCTACTGCCATACTGAGAGCATGATGGGCTTCCGCTACCGCTGCCAGCAATGTCATAATTACCAGCTCTGTCAGGACTGCTTCTGGAGGGGACATGCCAGTGGTTCCCATAGCAACCAGCACCAAATGAAGGAGTATACGTCATGG AAATCTCCCGCTAAGAAGTTATCCCATGCCTTCAGTAAGTCCCTGAGCTGTGCATCCAGCAGAGAGCCTCTTCACCCCATGTTTCCCGAAATGCCGGACAAACCTCTCAACCTAGCTCATATTGT GCCACCAAGACCAGTGAACATCACCAATGACTACTCACTCTCCCACTCCATGCCTACATCAGGGAACCCTTACTCCACCAAAAA TTTGCTGGAAAGCAGTAACCATCAAGAAGAAGAGCACAGTCTCATCGCCCGCTATGCTGCTCGACTGGCTGCTGATGCTGCg GCTCAACAGCAGAGAATCCCCACAGACCTCCCCTACTCTCTGGATGCCAACAAACAACAGAGGCAGCTCATTGCCGAGCTTGAGAGCAAAAACAG AGAAATCCTACAGGAAATCCAGCGGCTGCGCCTTCAGCATGAGGAGGCCTCCCAGCCGCCACCCGACAGAGGTCAGCAGAACCCCACTCTTCTGGCTGAGCTACGACTTCTCAG GCAACGCAAAGATGAGCTTGAACAAAGAATGTCTACTCTGCAGGAGAGTCGCAGGGAACTCATGGTGCAGCTGGAGCAACTAATGATGCTTCTCAAG ACTCAGGGTCCCAGCTCTCCACGCTCGTCCCCCAGCCACACCATCAGCCGGCCGATCCCCACCCCAATCCACTCGGAGTCTGCCGGCACGACCCCAACTCACACACCTCAGGACTCACTCATGGGCGTGGGAGGGGATGTTCAGGAGGCCTTCGCTCAGg gTCCAAGGAGAAATTTGAGAAACAACCTACTCATTGCTGCTGACTCCATCACCAACACAATGTCATCACTAGTTAAAGAACTCAATTCAg aggGTGGAAGCGAGACTGAGAGCACTGCAGATTCTGACTTTGGACGTGGTGACCTATTTGCCGCAACCTCTTCAGATCCCTTCTTCACATATAAACCAAG GAGTtccagcgctgcagaggaggagagCTTTGAGAATGATCTGGAGCAGCGGCTGGAGGATGAGCTCAAGTTGGAGGAGCTAATAAAGCACAGGCAGGAACCAGACAAGTCGTGCATG GTGACGCTGCAGCAGTGA